The genomic stretch ATCAGGTTAAATTCTCTTTGGGGCTGCACTGTGGTATAAAATATTTAGGGAACTCGACAACCTCATCAGAGGTTGCTGTTTCTAACTCAGGTTGTTCTGTTCCCAGGGGGACACTGCCTTTGTGCCCTtcagcaaggtacttaacctgatctgcttcagtaaatacccAGCTGAGACCAGCTTCACACtgagattaagcttagtcctatactaaattgagttttgtatggagaatctccattcagaatAGAATTGTCTAGGATTAGGCTAATCTGTGTCTGGGAAACTGGCCCTGGGAAACTTatgtttaaaaattaaactatACGAGCTGCCCTTCACAAGACTGTCTGCTACTGTAAGTTCCTGAAACAATTGTTATGTCCCGCAAAGGTTTAAAACCTGTGAATTGTCCCAGCTGCATTTCCTTCAAGATACAGGTTGGGCATCTCCAGTAACAGTATGACATCCCTATTTAAAAGAAAGACATGAGTTCTGTCTCAGCCACATGACGGAGTTGTTTTTCCACAGCGGTGGTCAATGAGATGATCAGCTTAACTTCCTGTACACGAAGTGTTGCAGTAAAGAGCACAACAGTCAGCAGTTCAAAACCACTGTGTTTTCAACTGACCTGTGTGATTATATTTTGCACTAGTCGAGGTTGGACTTACGATGTTCATGTTGACTTCAGGGTCCAGTTGTGGTGGACAGTATAGGGCTGTTGTGTCCCTCATCACAGCAGTCTGACACTGGACTGCTCCTTGGACAAGGAAGGCCACGCACAGAAGTAACCATGCCATCTCCACCCTGAAAATCGATCAAAATGCATCCATTACAATCCCTAAGACTCTCCGCCATGCAAATCATAAAATACTTTCATTGGCTGCTTTCTTCGTTTCTTATCTATATGGACATCCAGGTACTCTGCTACCTTCACTACAGTCAGTTTTAAATGAGGTCATTTTACAGCAGAGATCATCTACAGCATTAATACAGTGGGCATACAGTTGCTCAGTAAATAAGTATATATGTGGAGAGTGCAAGTAAATACAATACACCAAACTGATGTacaaaatatattcataataaatacatacaaacttGAACACACCGGAGAAAACAGCTTAGTAAGGCTAAGGCAAAGCAGTCTAGACAACCCTAAGTTTAATAAGGCTCCATCCAACATCACAATACAACTTTCGCCAGTGGAATAATATCTTCAAGTGTCATTTTTAAAccataaatatgaaagcaaCTAAGGTCACTCTATGTAAGCCTAATACAAGTTAGGTATATAAACCTACCCAActattaatgaataaaaatcacTATCACAATCATCACCTGTGGGTCAGTTAATGTTTGAGATGGTGTAATACTGGAATGTCAATATTGCGCTAAGAATAAACAGCTTAGAAAGATGAGTTCAAACCATATATTTCCCAAGTAGTTTTCATATAATTAAAGATACCAATTATGATTGAAAAAGCTCTTTCTCATAAAGTAGGACTCTTCTGTGTTGCATTTTAACTGCATTGTACTTCAGTGAAGCTACAAGCTGCAATAATGTTTTGGAAAGGAATTGCTCAGGGTATTGACTGAAATCCAGATAGCATGAATAAGTCACATCCAGCATATCGCAACTAAAGAACTAGAGGCAACTTGGCGGCCTACAATGAAACTACAGGTACGGTAAAAGCAGGAACGTCTTTCTAAATGAAGAACATGAattgtaaaaacatttcattggCTATAATATGGCTAAtctttttgctagctagctaattccTTTCAGTTAACCACTGACAGGTTCGAATATTGACAGCACATAAACAAAGCTCTGATCTTATTTCTCTGCTGATTTTTAAACTACTGACCTGAACTTGCTTTTAATTCTCTGCTAACATTATCAAACGTAAACATTGCCCTACTTCTCTTGAATTGATCACAAATGTAAACTCCGATAACGATTAATCAAGCGCAAGAACGAAAATAAACTGACTTTTGTATGTAGTCTGAACTTGGGTTGTTATAATTTCCCTACTTGTATCTTATTGCACCCATAAAATTGGTAAATAGAATTGGTACATTCATTCACTCGAAAGGTGAAAAACTCCACTTACCTCTCGCGATCTCCCTTGTAGAATCAAGTGATCTCTCGACTACAAAACAAGGCAGCTAAACGGAGCCCCGCCCACTGCTACCCGTGGTCTGTTCCTAGGTTCTCATTGCGTTCAAACGGTTCGATTGAAAATTAGCTGGCTAAAGTTAATTGTTACATAATATGACATTGTTTCTCCCTTAATGTTATGGGCATTATTAGGATGTTTTCACAAAGTAAGAGTCACAAAGAACATGACTGTTGAAAATAATAGGACCGATTCATTGTGCGTGATGATGAAATGCGCTTGCTAGCTACCACTTTTGAGCACTCAAAATAAGACGTAATCTATCGTTTGCGATCATTGAACACGGAAAATTGCACAGCAAAATCGGTTAACGGGAACATTTCcaaatatatatagatatatatttaaACCATATTCCAAAGCATTTTAGTTGTATTTTAGACCTAGCCTTTGGTATAAAATATTTCCTGACATGACCATATTGTTAACAAAGGGGTTGTTTTGGTCGGCCAACATTCGACCCTTCGTTGTATAATTTTGAAGGGTCAAAGTTCAACTCGTTTCAAAGGCAAACCGGCGGTGGTCATGTCAAATCGCGAGAGCAGTTACCCAACTTAGCTAACTACATTGTGTATGcagtgtatttgtatgttttcgACAATGTCACGAGTGCTTATAGTTGGTGCGGGTCTCACGGGCAGTGTATGCGCTTGTCTTCTCCGAAGAGAAATgccaaataaagtaaaaattgtTGTGTGGGATAAATCGCGGGGAGCAGGTTAGTCTCCTTTGCTTGCTAGCAAAGCAGCTTGGCGGAATGAAACAGGCTAAGCATACAGTGAGCTATCGGTTTACTAATATAGATAGCTAACTTATCTGACTAACTATCTGACCGTTTGAAAAGTCACTTGATTCAGTCACGTTGGCTATCCGGCTCGAAACGTAGATAACTTGTCTACCTAGCAACATCAGCATGCCAGCAATTCAAATATGTAACGTTATTTGTTTGTCATTGGTAATGTGTGACCATTGACATTGCATGACAGAGAACCTGGCTACGCATGCTTGGAAAGAATGAACCCTACTGTGATTTCAAAAGAGCTAAATAACCAAAATGTGTTCACAAAATACCGATATTATTAGTAAtgagtaatataaaaaaatgctaTGTTATGGCGAGAATCCCTCAGGGAGAGAAGCTGGTCCAAGACTCGCAAGCTTGCTTAAAAACTGAAAAGTAACGGTAAAGTGTTCCCTAGTTTTATGCATTCCTGGGATTTTAACTGTCCTTCCCACGGGAAAAAGTTTtaatctgaaaaaaattaaagaaacaGACACGTAGATAAGTGGGATGCACATATGACATACTgcgttgaaaaaaaaaaaaaaaaaacgtgtcacGTGAAAGGGAAAAAAGTGGGAGATTGCACGCTTTGCCTCCTGAGTAAAATAATCACTTTGTGCTGCAGGGGGAAGGATGTCCACGAGCAGGAGCCCCAGTAACGGCGCCTGCACAGCAGACCTTGGTGCTCAGTACATAAGTGCTACGCCGTTCTACGCCCAAGTACATCACAGGTATTCTGTCAgtgtttcaaattcaaatgtcaaaTTCAGGAATTATTATGGATATAACACTTGTCACTCAATTGTCAAGGTCTACATACTGAAGTTTGCAGCCTCCAGACAAGTAGTGGATGCTGGAGAAATTTAAATAATAGCTGCAGTCCAATTCGATCACTACATTGATTTGTGATGTGTCATACTCATTCTTGGTTAAATATTGCTGCACAAAACATCACAGAGTCACTGTTTCTTGCATTGTGAATTAATCACTATGTTATTGAAAGCTAATGTTGCTATATGTGAATGAAGAATCAATATTACCAATCGATCAGTACCTTCGATGCTAAAGGTTAATATTTGTAAAGCGTTGAATCTATGTAATTTACTGTGTCTTTTTGATCTTGCAATATCATTGATGGTCCATAAAAAGGCTTTCAAACTGATATGTGTTTCTGATATAACAGATATAAGGAAGTTTGTGGTCTTATATAAACACTGTCGCCTGCTCATAGCATTCAAAACACATCAGgattttatgtgttttaatgAGTGTTTTTTCAATTTCTGGAGGCAGGAATATTAGAAAATTATATACTCTATCTCTATTGTTTTATATTACAGAAAATATACCCCTGCCCCAtcaattattattctttatccCAAAAGGCAAGAAGTTGACCCAGGAACCTCAAGGTGCCTACACACAGTCCTTAGTCTGTAAtctttatcatattttcaaACTTGACTACAGAACATTGTTGCTGGAACTACCATTTTGGtctctctcactgctgtcaCAGACATTTATCTGGCCTAAGTTTAATCTCTGAAATATGTTCCCCTGCTTTGCCTGGAAGTTGTAATTTTGCAGTCATACTGTAAGTTTATGTATTTCTTGTACATTTTCTATTACCACCTTCAAAATGGCAACGCTCCAGTGAATCCTGCAGGGGGTGCTGAAATTGGTACATCATGCCCCATTTTAGTCTTGAAAATGCTTCCTTGAAACAATAGCAGAAAATGGTGTGCATAAGTAGCATCTGATGAAAGTGTCTGTCACAAAAGTTAATTtaataaagtatattttaatAGAGTATATTTTACTCAAGTGATTGCAGTCTCAAAGGAACTCTCTTATTTCACTATAGCACTAGTTAGGGATGACAGGTCACACCATGTAACCTTCACATCTTTTCATCAGTTTTGTAAGTATTAAACACAGTTTTAAAAGTCAGACTTTTCTGTTGTTTCATCTGCATGTTATGTGTGCTAATACCCAGCCCTCTTTCAGTGCATTTATAGGTGGAAGTGGTGAGTCACGGAGGGAGTCTGTGTGCAACAACAGAATCTGTATCTCATCCTTTATTCAGGAGAAATCAGTGTTGGGGATTATGatgcttttttaaatcaaatttctCTTTGATTTCCAGCTTCTATGAAGAATTGCTTGCACACAGCATTTTAAAGCCACTGGTGGCCCCTGTGGAAGGAGTGATTACCAAGGAGGAGGGCCTACGTGAATTTGTGACCCCGGAGGGCGTCTCCTCCATCGTCAAACACTACCTGAAAGAGTCAGGTAGAACCTCAAACCTAACTTTTCTTATCTGAATCAAACACCATTTGCTTTCTTTACAGAATCCAATTGTTTTTTCAAGATGGCACGAGATTCTGTGGCAAAGGGTTCTTGACATATAATGAGTTGCATGTTTTGCAGATTGTCATGATAAAACGGAAAGGTTTTCTTTCTTCATAATCATGAATATATCTTGAAAAGCTCGTCCTGACATTCGCacttttgctttcttttctcTTTGATTTCCAAGAAAGGGAAAGTATTTTTCCAAGCATAGTCAAATGATTTATATTGCGCAAGTTAAGACTTTGCAGAAAAGAAGTCTGGAACCCACCCATATTGGACTAAATGGACTAATTGCATTTTTCAGGATTTATAAAATCAGAAATGCTTGGGAAAGGTGGGGTACCTAATTTATAGGAGACATTgcatttttgaataaaaacagaTGGGAATACATTTTTTAGCCAGGATTATTATGATTTCCTGCTTCATTGCAGAGACCACACAACTGCATCACCAATGTGGCATAATGTTAAACAATGGAAGTAAGGCATGCTATCTTTACTCAAACGTTCAGTTTAGACTAAATGTCCAAAAATTCCCTTTGTGTTAACTGTATATAGCTCAGGAAGTGGAATGGTGTGACGAAGCGTGTAAACAGGCAAACCTAGAAATCACTCACCTTTTTATTTCGGAAGTgggcagagcacacacaggctACACGTATCATTACGGCCGGCTCTGACACCCTGCCCAGTGATACACTGTCGAGGCCGCGTCCTGCGTTCTATCCCTGCTCTGCGTGACCTTTCTCTCTGCGTCacttctccttcttctctctcccaccGCCACATCATTGCCAACTCTGCCCCCTCACATCCAAGCAGGGGCCGAGGTGCAGTTTGAGCACCACGTCACCCACGTCCTCCGGAAGGGGGCAGGCTGGGAGGTGCAGCGGAAGGGCGGGACGCCGGAGACGTTCGACGCGGTGGTCCTCACCATGCCCGTCCCCCAGATCCTGCAGCTGCAGGGAGACGTGTGCTCCTGTGAGTACTCCCAACGCTCCCCTCCCAAACGCCACCCCGCCTCATTCTGGTGCACACTGATACTTAAAGAGCAGCTTGAGTCGCTTTGTGCAATGGTAATCCCCAGTGGAAGTACTTTGTTAGACATGAGTTCGTGAaccttgggtttttttttgcttgaatCGTCCAAGTAATCATTTTCTTGAGGTTTGTTTTCAAATACTTACTCAGAACAACATTAACTTCAAGCTCCAGCTGCCCGTGATGGGTTGTGattataattgttttgtatACAACTTCTGACATTACGGGGTTCAGCCATAGGTGTTGTTTCATGCGCATGGTTATGAGCATTCAGGTCGTTGCACAAGTTTGTTTCCCCGTGTGTTGAAAATGGAAAGTTTAGTTCAATCTGATAAGAGGTTGCCATGATGGGTGGAGGCTGTGCAGTGCAAGCCATGGGCTTTAGTCCTGCTCACATGCAACCTCTTCTTGCCCATGAAAACATCCACAGGAGAGAAAAACGCATTCAGCCAACATTAGTATGCCAGTAAGACCTTTCAGTCCTTCCCTGTGTATTTGAGCATAACAAGGAGCTCTTAGACATTTTTGACATCTTTCCTTTGTGGAAAAACATCGCGGGAGTAGCATTTGTGTTCATTAGTCAGGACAGCGGATTAGAATGAATGTTTGGCTTCACTCAGCAGTGGAGTGATGAGGGAGACAGCTAGTGTGCTCTGGGCTGCCTCAGTCCGGAGTTTTCTTCACGGCCTAATTTGGTCTCCAGCTGTCTAGTTACCACAGACGTCTCGCGTTGAGGTCCACGTCGGTATTCTCTGAGCAAAATCGTGaatgtaaagtttttttttttaaatgacttttgGAAGTGGTAAAATGCGAGTCCTAAAAAAGAAGTATGGAAATTGGAGTGTAAGGCGCGGCCCCCTGGGATGTGTGGAGTTTCTGGGAAACTGAATAATGCAGAGCATGAGCCGGTCGGTTCATAAACGAGTCCGAAATGAGACGGCGCGTCGGGAGGAGTAAGGCGGCTCAGAACGGCGGGAGGCATCGTTGTCTGCCGCTCCTGGCATCTGGATGTCCCGCTTTGATAAAGCATCGTATTCGCGCTGCCTGTCTTAACAAGCTTTAGCAACAACAAGTAGAaagtattagcttgttttaagttactgcttgCTCGGCAAGttaaattttcttaccccatttgcaaatcttgaaatgagtcaaactgtttcACCTCAttagcaatatttttgtctcattttgcaaataaataagtagGGGTTGGGttattttttgggttttgtaGTGTACaatacagcaacaacaacatcacACTGTACTGGGAGGGGAGTAGAAGGAGGCTGCTGACATCGGCCTGGTTCAGTCTAAAAAGGGCCACAGTCAGTTCATTCCAGTATGAACCACACAAATATATGTCCTCCATGCAGGACAGTGAAGGAGGGCAGGAATCGCATCAGACTGCAGAGAGCATAGAATCCCCCCACCCACTTGTTTATGGAGAGAAGCTGGATTTAGGACAGTGCGTGAGATATTGaatctcagacacacaggggaATCTGCCCATGTGCGGTCcagttgaatccaaaacaatcaagATTTTGATTGCGGGAAATGTCAGTTGTGGCTTAAGACGGTCCATCAGAGTTGATATGTAACAAAAAATGACAGGGTTTCGGGTGGCTGTTCATGAAGAAATGTGAGAAAGATTTTGATGGCTTAGTTTGATGCCACGGATATACAGTAACGTCCAAACCTGGACCTGAGTGGAGCCATGTATTTGTGGTGCCTTGCGAGACATGGAACCAGTTTTGCTTTGGCATTGTTGCACTGTGCGAAATTCTATCCCTATCAATGATTTGTTCCACTAAGACAGGCTGTAGTAATTATGTAGATTTGTGCGCATTTCTCTTGCTTTGCCCATTCCTTTCGGTGTTCATAATTGTGTGCAGTTTCACTGAAGTTCTTCTGGTTATAGCATGAGCAACACTCTTACAGTACCGCCTCATTTAGTTCCTCCAACAAACATCAACTTTAGCATGTTCTGTTTAACCCTGTAAGGaggtggagggagtgtgtgttatCGTACCAGTAGTACCCTTACTGCCCTTGCTACAGAGGCTTTTATGTAGAGGATATATTATTATGGGGCATATCAGTACAAGCATGGCAATTAAATTCATCCACCTGTTGGCAAAGCTTCCATCCTAGCACTTAGGCGATAGGACATTTATCTTCATTTTCCTCCTCTGCCACTGAAGCCTACACAGTTATGAGGGAGTGTTCAGATGAGGCCATGTTGTCCTTGGTGTAGTCCAAACTTCTTGTGTGCTTTGAGGGAGTGAATTGGTTGCCCTGGGAGATTCCTGGTGAGATATGGTGTTGCTTGCTAACgagcaaatatttaaaaacgtGATAAATGATAGTCCACCCCTGTGGATGATCATGGGATGCATCCCATACTCCAAagaaatgtatcctcctttgcATTCGTATCCTGCATGTTTGAATTCTCACTGACGCAGGAGATTGCAGCATCAAGATGGGCCCAGGAATAATCAGTACAAAACCTGACGCCTGCATACTGCTCATACTACTACTCCTACTGTCGCCATTAGCATTTATATGCTTtacatttgaatacaaaaatgtttttttttgttttggtatgaTGCTAACATCCTgtaagtatgtttgtgtgattcCATTCCATAACTCCTCCAAACAGTTTTGGGTGCCTGCATTACCTGGTGACACTATGGCAGTTCCTGAGGATATCTCACTGAGATTTCTATAAATTTCATATTACTCTGTTGTCCAGTATACATCACAACATTCGGTGATATAAAATTAGCCAGTAATGGTGTAATTTTCAATACTGTTGAATAcaactgaaattaatttgatgGAAGTGTATACTTTAGTTTCTTTATTGAAAAGACTGCCATGAAGGATATTTAATGTATAGTGATTTGGTAACACATACAGGTTATAGTCCCTTCTCTGAGTGAGTATGTTTACCCATCGTTTTTATTTCCACAAACTCATTTTTTGACAGATTTCTCAGGTTGCGGTTGAATACTCTGGTTAAGCCAGATCAAAAGTGTCTGTATTAATATGGTAACCATGGGGATGAATGGCATTTGACCCTGGAAGTGTCcaacaccaaatggagtcaaggaggaagtgatgtaatcccTGCAGTGGCAGGGATTGGACAGTGGGTGGCAGCAGTCAGGTGTGAGCCATGACCAGCTGCACATGCAAGAGGCTGCAATCTGGAAATAATttgaacagcaaaaaaaaaaaaaaaaaaaacagaatgctTCACACTTCCTCTTTTATCTGAGTTCTTCAAAATTCAGGAACAAACGCAACAAACCCTCTCTACTTTTGTCACCGCTTCAATTTTACTGATAATCAGTGTCTTATTCTTTTGAAGCCAGATGAATCACAAATGAAGAAATGGATTATTATATGAACATGTGCAGTCACACAAGGCCATGTTGTACAATAACTCATTCATAGTGATGTGCAGTGCTAAATCGGGATTTCTACATATTAACTGTTATTATTTGGAAAAAATGTAGCCCTTCTGTATGCAAAAGAACATCATTGCTTCATATGTCACACTTCCTGGAATACCCAATGTCCTGATGAAAGTTGACTCGGACCATGAAAGGTAGCTACGTCAATCTCTACACACTAAATGGTGTGCAGAGGGTTATAAACGAGTCGCTTACATTGTGATGGGTGGAATTGTTGTATGTGCTCCATTGATTACCTCATCCAGTGTAAAGTCATTGAAACATCTTAATATTTAAAGTGCTgtttgagtgcatgtgtgcatgctttataAGATACGTTTATGTACGGATAGCCTCTAACGAGGTCCTGTGCCGGTTCCAGTCCCTCATCATATACACCAGGGTTATGTTGCTCCTTATATAGGATCGCATTATATAGGATCACATTATTTACAGCCATCCTTTATACCCTGTGAGAGGGACTGTGCAAACGTGTGCATGCCGGCTCCAAGGACAACTACCACATTCGTCCTCCCCTTTTCTGCTCAAGGCCTGTGAGATATTTGTATCTGTCTCATACAGTTACTTAGTCACTCATAGAGATAGAAGCCGATCAGGACAGGACACAtaattatacatatataaaaagtAATATAATGTGAAGAATGATATGGACAACAGCATGTTCACCCTTCTGTTGCAACTATATTTGGGTGCGCATTTCATAAATGGGAGATTCTACAGTCACACCACACTGCTAAAGGTTGGCTAAACCAAACCTTCTGAACCCCTGACCTACTTAATTGGCAATGTTTCTGTGACCTATTCCTTATTAAAGTATATTTTGTTACATAATAAAATATGGAATTACATGGATCACATATTTCAAAGCACCTGCATGTACATGGTATCTAATGGAGTAGGAGTACGGTATTTAATTTTACGGACATTTCCAATAGAAATGAGCCTATATATACACTAAGTTATAGTTTGCATGTGTGATGTAGTGCCCCACCTCTATCCCACCCAGGACCCACAGTGTGGCATCCAGAGCCCTAAACCAGCACTTGTGACCAAGATTAATTATATCTAGAAGAGGGACTGATATAGGATTAGATTTCCAAAATTGGATATTTCTTGCATGAATAAActgctaaaaatatatttttattatatataggTCAGGACAATGCAATGTCAGTCAAGCCCTAAATGGGTTTAAATCtttagctaaatatttttcCTTATTATTCCTTACTGAGTCAGTTGGCAGTTCAcactaatattttttttctgtagcAAATCATAAAAAATTGCTTACTCAAGAGCACAATAGCTGTGTCAAACCCACAGCCATTAGTCCCAGGGCCctgtataaaacatttattgtgttGACCGTGTACATGAAAAATATAGTGCCTTCTTATAACCTTCAATTTACCCAGTAAAGCTAGCCTATTTTATTACTTCATCATACATTTCACAAATCCCAGCAAATTATTTTTGTCCATTTGTCAGAGCTTGCCAAATGGAGTCAGTGTGGACTTATCATTTCTCTGAAGAGCCTTTTTTAAAGCAATATAATTCTGGCCAAGTCTTTAGAACTCACTTGAAAGAGCCTCCATTGGGAACAGGCTGTTTTTCCAAGTACTGTAAATGTCCAGCTCTTTGTAGTATAGCATTACACTTACAAGAATCAactttgttttattatattaagAAAGGACAACTTGTACTGTAGACCTGCGCACAGAAGTGACAGGTCTTCATAAACATTTTACTGAAAGCATTGGTAttttttaacattattattttttgctttccTTCTGAGTTAGAAAGCCTAATTATGCTATTGGACTGGGCCCACGCATGCTGTAGCGTCTCATAATTCAGCTGCTTGCcgtcatttttcatttctttatttttcttgtttcagctttttttttaataatatatttttttttttacaattttcttccaatttggtagccaattgcacCCTTCATTATCAATTCCCGTGTGCTGCTGGGGAAACGCTGTCACAGCCCTGCACCCCGGCAACCGGAatgagaacgacacgccttgTTCAAGCCGTCTTTAGCCCAGGATCATAATTCCATGGCGTTCAGGATCATGTGGCGATCCGCCCCGCCAAGTCCCTTCCCCCGTCCTCGGAGTGGCGGCCCAATTACTGCCACTCCCTAATGCTCGGGCCGTACTCAGATCTGGCAGGTGAGCAACTGCACCGAACCAAAGTCCAAAGCCTTAACCGCGCATTCTGGGCATTTATTACAGCCGAGGACTGCAGTATTAAAACGGCTTGCACACACAGGCTGTAGTTCCCCCATAAACCAGAGGGGGTGCTCTTGTACAgataggggggtgggggatgttATGTGACCAAATTCCTCCCCACGCTGGCAGCAAAATAAGCTATTTAAATGAAACTGGGAATGCCAAATTGAGCAACAGAGAAAACTGAAAGTCAACATTGTTCTTGAGATGATGAGCAGAGGTTGTGTCGGCCACGCCTTCCTTGGTCACGTGATCACACCACTGCTGCAGTGCCGTCAGCCTGCTAGGATTTCACTCCAACATTAATATCCTGCACAGCAGGCATAACTAGATAGATAATTGACTGCACTGACGATAGCTGTTtgctgtggggaaaaaaagatgatAAGGCCATTATAATAGCAGAACAAACCCAGACTGCACCGGCCGTTAATGACATTATTATCTGAGcgcaccctgccccccctccagacagatatttat from Conger conger chromosome 2, fConCon1.1, whole genome shotgun sequence encodes the following:
- the rnls gene encoding renalase isoform X2, which gives rise to MQCICMFSTMSRVLIVGAGLTGSVCACLLRREMPNKVKIVVWDKSRGAGGRMSTSRSPSNGACTADLGAQYISATPFYAQVHHSFYEELLAHSILKPLVAPVEGVITKEEGLREFVTPEGVSSIVKHYLKESGAEVQFEHHVTHVLRKGAGWEVQRKGGTPETFDAVVLTMPVPQILQLQGDVCSLIDESQRRKLEAVSYSSRYALGLFYKAGAQIDVPWAAKYIADNPCIRFVSIDDKKRNLDSPDRGPAVVVHTSVPFGVRHLEATQEEVEPLILKELQKVLPGLPQPISIKFHKWRYSQVMSGVAESPGQMTLCPSPLLVCGGDGFTHSNFDGCVESALKVMEVLRSSL
- the rnls gene encoding renalase isoform X5, which translates into the protein MQCICMFSTMSRVLIVGAGLTGSVCACLLRREMPNKVKIVVWDKSRGAGGRMSTSRSPSNGACTADLGAQYISATPFYAQVHHSFYEELLAHSILKPLVAPVEGVITKEEGLREFVTPEGVSSIVKHYLKESAGAEVQFEHHVTHVLRKGAGWEVQRKGGTPETFDAVVLTMPVPQILQLQGDVCSYSPDRGPAVVVHTSVPFGVRHLEATQEEVEPLILKELQKVLPGLPQPISIKFHKWRYSQVMSGVAESPGQMTLCPSPLLVCGGDGFTHSNFDGCVESALKVMEVLRSSL
- the rnls gene encoding renalase isoform X1 encodes the protein MQCICMFSTMSRVLIVGAGLTGSVCACLLRREMPNKVKIVVWDKSRGAGGRMSTSRSPSNGACTADLGAQYISATPFYAQVHHSFYEELLAHSILKPLVAPVEGVITKEEGLREFVTPEGVSSIVKHYLKESAGAEVQFEHHVTHVLRKGAGWEVQRKGGTPETFDAVVLTMPVPQILQLQGDVCSLIDESQRRKLEAVSYSSRYALGLFYKAGAQIDVPWAAKYIADNPCIRFVSIDDKKRNLDSPDRGPAVVVHTSVPFGVRHLEATQEEVEPLILKELQKVLPGLPQPISIKFHKWRYSQVMSGVAESPGQMTLCPSPLLVCGGDGFTHSNFDGCVESALKVMEVLRSSL